A window of Zingiber officinale cultivar Zhangliang chromosome 5A, Zo_v1.1, whole genome shotgun sequence contains these coding sequences:
- the LOC121982931 gene encoding uncharacterized protein LOC121982931, with protein MSECDSSCAHSPKVQKVCLRMSTEDVVRDMQSISDDSWSYNDFLQVESQIIKALHPKLYLHPKSSLKRFFEEPVSKKLDLGIKWRWTKKQHKKHEFGSKSIPTDISGSRTIENIKQQTSGSPKHATLTFAVNTFLGSMPRIQQSSDLNGAPLHASQMISKPCNVPYAGWSISPLVHTAVDSITQGRCKASHRIGNQLHAESSRTCVVKIPKKGSPRFHPPQLGKDALSGLEEKTAVCLQKQQGVQNNQFVYLSNHCSTTDTSTVKVPDEVTSVSIRNKESKQKLPMINYLSFHSLLDDSLHIQRIPNQGDTCRKRKFTRCSQVSTDSPDKLVAKKTVHLPTHRFSFPEVTAAKLHLEDTVILSTDSVETGSLAFVPDIPLDNTEIPSHISDDEVDKTNILKKLSIIQEITQRHRLGLKVNKADSCKTTREFKHSIKPPDDLFINEDIQGIGGSGDTCTAHILTYKREEIFFGGSYWLFFPYEQYCKLALTGLDPSNHMVVANIIYSTDKYSSDYLHLKSHYADLFAAQFTSLMERDGYKLVNNNTSAQLHSCSHQRSAVSTRIAPSASLTRPPKIDVMQQQLCVGIPNSVRPLSLVPFQQSPQPPQGNLQSKMASVIAEYDNLCRPHVSGSNISQMPGTNNSCQPISHGGFNKTNHAIDMANQRQTHRLGMDINFGMKHQRNGHGTMITRPLLDHPPVRSNAFLLQGRGKSPQLSNKSSMNLYSLAHRQQYHVQSDSSEGLLSSQNLQCQQFGFRLPNISMNANIRESTPVSSQQFFRVRSRQVDLSIKKK; from the exons ATGTCTGAATGTGATTCCTCTTGTGCTCATTCCCCTAAAGTTCAAAAAGTTTGTTTACGAATGAGCACTGAAGATGTTGTCAGGGACATGCAATCAATCTCAGATGATTCATGGTCTTACAATGATTTTCTG CAAGTTGAGTCACAAATCATCAAGGCTCTGCATCCAAAGCTTTATTTGCACCCCAAGTCATCTCTAAAAAGATTCTTTGAGGAACCAGTTTCTAAAAAG CTCGATTTAGGAATCAAATGGAGATGGACAAAAAAGCAGCACAAAAAACATGAATTTGGTTCCAAGTCTATCCCTACAGACATATCAGGCAGCAGAACCATCGAAAACATAAAGCAGCAAACAAGTGGTTCACCTAAACATGCAACGTTAACTTTTGCAGTTAATACCTTTTTAGGAAGCATGCCACGAATTCAACAGAGCAGTGACCTGAATGGCGCGCCACTTCATGCTTCACAAATGATTTCCAAACCATGCAATGTGCCATATGCAGGTTGGTCAATTTCTCCACTTGTTCACACTGCAGTAGATTCTATCACCCAAGGGAGATGCAAAGCATCTCACAGAATAGGGAATCAGTTACATGCAGAATCTTCCAGGACATGTGTTGTGAAAATACCAAAAAAAGGGTCCCCAAGGTTTCATCCACCACAGCTAGGAAAGGATGCATTATCAGGACTGGAAGAAAAAACTGCAGTATGTTTACAAAAGCAACAGGGTGTTCAAAACAACCAATTTGTTTATCTTAGCAATCAttgttccacaactgacactTCAACCGTTAAAGTTCCAGATGAAGTAACCTCAGTAAGCATTAGAAACAAAGAGAGCAAACAGAAGCTGCCAATGATTAACTACCTGTCTTTTCATTCGCTGCTTGATGATAGTTTACATATCCAACGAATACCAAATCAGGGAGATACTTGCCGAAAGAGAAAATTCACACGATGTTCTCAAGTTTCTACTGACTCTCCAGACAAGTTGGTAGCTAAAAAGACAGTGCATTTGCCAACTCATAGATTTTCTTTCCCAGAGGTAACTGCAGCTAAGTTGCACCTGGAAGATACTGTAATACTCTCTACAGATTCAGTTGAAACTGGTTCCTTGGCATTTGTACCTGATATTCCCTTGGATAATACTGAAATTCCAAGTCATATCTCAGAtgatgaagttgataagacaaatATTCTCAAGAAACTCTCTATTATTCAAGAAATAACACAAAG GCACCGCCTTGGTCTCAAGGTGAACAAAGCTGACAGTTGTAAAACCACTAGAGAATTTAAACATTCTATCAAACCACCAGATGATCTCTTTATTAATGAGGATATCCAAGGAATTGGAGGTAGTGGGGATACTTGCACGGCTCACATTTTAACATATAAACgcgaagaaattttttttggag GAAGTTACTGGCTTTTCTTCCCATATGAGCAGTATTGCAAACTTGCATTGACTGGGCTTGATCCTTCTAATCATATGGTTGTAGCTAATATTATCTATTCAACTGATAAATATTCCAGTGATTACTTACATTTAAAATCT CATTATGCAGATTTGTTTGCTGCTCAGTTCACTTCCCTA ATGGAACGTGATGGCTATAAACTTGTGAATAATAACACTTCTG CACAACTGCATTCTTGTTCTCACCAGAGAAGTGCAGTTTCAACAAGAATTGCACCTTCTGCTAGTCTGACCAGGCCACCGAAGATTGATGTCATGCAGCAACAACTTTGCGTTGGTATTCCTAACAGTGTTAGGCCTTTATCACTTGTGCCCTTTCAGCAAAGCCCTCAGCCGCCACAGGGGAACTTGCAAAGCAAAATGGCCAGTGTAATAGCTGAATATGATAATTTGTGTCGGCCTCATGTTTCAGGTTCAAATATTAGTCAAATGCCTGGTACAAATAATTCTTGTCAGCCTATCTCACATGGAGGTTTCAATAAAACAAATCATGCAATAGATATGGCAAACCAAAGGCAAACCCATAGATTGGGGATGGACATCAATTTTGGCATGAAACATCAAAGAAATGGGCATGGGACTATGATAACAAGGCCTTTGCTGGATCATCCTCCGGTTAGAAGTAATGCTTTCTTGCTTCAAGGACGGGGCAAATCTCCACAGCTATCTAACAAATCGTCGATGAATCTTTATTCCCTTGCTCATCGCCAGCAGTACCATGTGCAGTCAGATTCATCAGAGGGTTTGCTTAGTTCTCAAAATCTGCAGTGCCAACAGTTTGGCTTTCGGCTACCTAATATTTCTATGAATGCAAATATAAGGGAGTCAACACCGGTTAGTTCTCAGCAGTTTTTCAGAGTGAGAAGCAGGCAGGTTGATTTgagcattaaaaaaaaatga
- the LOC121982930 gene encoding protein PHYTOCHROME-DEPENDENT LATE-FLOWERING-like: MSPKPLFPSSPTLILPLVPRFQSPVRCSSLALRSDPVHLAALPICFVRWLTYTSMVISFKLSRVGTRYRPRVRSEPESLALEDRTSGRPKSDESPKHENQSPCLTDCSNQSGEHVASFSLNLYPDGFYIRKPTEGMLLPPLQDVSELLHPYDGISETLFSAIENGWLPGNILDDIPCKYYKGSVFCEV, encoded by the exons ATGTCGCCCAAACCCCTCTTCCCCTCTTCCCCCACGTTGATTCTCCCTCTCGTCCCTCGTTTTCAAAGCCCGGTCCGTTGCTCTTCCCTCGCCCTCCGATCTGATCCCGTCCACCTCGCCGCCCTCCCCATCTGCTTTGTTCGCTGGCTGACGTACACCTCCATGGTCATCTCCTTCAAGCTCTCTCGCGTCGGGACTCGCTACCGCCCCCGTGTAAGATCAGAGCCGGAGTCGCTCGCACTCGAAGACAGAACCTCCGGTCGCCCTAAAAGTGACGAGTCTCCG AAGCATGAAAACCAGTCACCTTGCCTAACTGATTGCAGCAACCAATCTGGAGAGCATGTGGCTTCCTTTTCCCTCAACTTGTATCCTGATGGATTCTATATTAGAAAACCCACTGAG GGCATGCTGTTGCCCCCTCTTCAAGATGTCTCAGAGTTGTTGCACCCTTATGACGGGATATCTGAGACCTTGTTTTCC GCAATTGAGAATGGCTGGCTACCTGGAAATATTTTGGATGACATACCTTGCAAGTACTATAAAGGATCTGTATTTTGTGAGGTGTAG
- the LOC121979682 gene encoding E3 ubiquitin-protein ligase RHA2A-like: MGLSNYLHDVSGDSLPLLLLAAAAASIAYLRSFLLRFLPLSSSHADAEDSDPSSLGSGLAGLVVLSDRLAADRAFPFLLSSRGEAEAPRPLCAVCLCDLSDGDSVRRLPCRHVFHRECLDGWLGQLNLSCPLCRLQLAVPELRAATDRRIGAELVAWFSHR, from the coding sequence ATGGGTCTCTCGAACTATCTCCACGACGTCTCCGGCGACTctctccccctcctcctcctcgccgCCGCGGCTGCCTCCATCGCCTACCTCCGCTCCTTTCTCCTACGCTTCCTCCCCCTGTCCTCCTCCCACGCCGACGCCGAAGACAGCGATCCCTCCTCGCTCGGATCCGGCCTCGCCGGCCTCGTCGTCCTCTCCGACCGCCTCGCCGCAGACCGCGCCTTCCCCTTCCTTCTCTCCTCCCGTGGCGAGGCCGAAGCCCCGCGCCCGCTGTGCGCGGTCTGCCTCTGCGACCTCTCCGACGGCGACAGCGTCCGCCGCCTCCCCTGCCGCCACGTCTTCCACCGCGAGTGCCTCGACGGCTGGCTCGGCCAGCTCAACCTCTCCTGCCCGCTCTGCCGCCTCCAGCTCGCTGTGCCGGAGCTCCGCGCCGCCACGGACCGCCGGATCGGAGCCGAGCTCGTCGCCTGGTTCTCCCACCGCTGA